From Glycine max cultivar Williams 82 chromosome 11, Glycine_max_v4.0, whole genome shotgun sequence, the proteins below share one genomic window:
- the LOC112998397 gene encoding topless-related protein 2 has protein sequence MGSRVDYDAPGHWCTTVLHSVDGSRPFSCGISKDGESFLVEWNESEGAIKRTYNGFRKKSTSVVQFDTTQNQFLAAGEDGQIKFWDMDNINLLTSTNAEGGLQNEVNTTSQDAEKTRELWKME, from the exons ATGGGTTCTAGGGTTGATTATGATGCCCCAGGTCATTGGTGTACTACAGTGCTTCATAGTGTTGATGGAAGTAG ACCGTTTTCTTGTGGAATTAGTAAAGATGGAGAGTCATTTCTTGTTGAATGGAATGAAAGTGAAGGAGCCATTAAGAGAACATACAATGGGTTCAGAAAGAAATCCACTAGTGTTGTGCAGTTTGACACaacccaaaatcaatttttggcTGCTGGTGAAGATGGCCAAATCAAATTTTGGGATATGGACAACATTAATCTTTTAACAAGCACTAATGCAGAGGGTGGACTACAG AATGAAGTCAATACCACAAGTCAAGATGCGGAGAAAACTAGAGAACTGTGGAAGATGGAGTAG
- the LOC106795204 gene encoding LOW QUALITY PROTEIN: probable helicase MAGATAMA 3 (The sequence of the model RefSeq protein was modified relative to this genomic sequence to represent the inferred CDS: inserted 4 bases in 2 codons; substituted 1 base at 1 genomic stop codon), producing the protein MNMQISVEAGFRRSLFERLVLLGHEKHLLNVQYRVHPSISRFPNMEFYDKQILDSPNVEERSHEKHFLHGDMFKFYSFINVAYGQDEFDEGNSRKNMVEVAVVSEIVLNLYKESASSKQTVSVGVISPYKAQVLAIXDSIGKRFGGDVDNDFSLKVSTVDGFQGGKEDVRCNNMGXVGFLSNFQRTNVALTRARYCLWIVGNGETLVNRGSIWERLIVDARXHNADKDERLSDATATSVIELGQVNDLLNLNSLLFKKAKWKVCCLNIVHAPLFLFLLLNLP; encoded by the exons atgaatatgcAGATTTCTGTCGAGGCAGGGTTTAGGAGAAGTTTGTTTGAAAGGCTGGTTCTTTTGGGTCATGAAAAACACCTTCTCAATGTTCAATATAGAGTGCATCCATCCATAAGCCGGTTTCCAAATATGGAATTCTATGACAAACAGATTTTGGATTCTCCAAATGTCGAAGAAAGAAGCCATGAGAAACATTTTCTACATGGAGATATGTTTAAGTTCTACTCTTTCATAAATGTTGCTTATGGACAAGATGAATTTGATGAAGGGAATAGCCGAAAAAATATGGTGGAAGTAGCTGTGGTATCTGAGATTGTTCTCAACCTCTATAAAG AATCAGCTTCTAGCAAACAGACTGTTAGTGTTGGTGTTATATCTCCATATAAAGCTCAAGTTCTTGCCATATAAGATTCTATTGGAAAAAGGTTTGGtggtgatgttgataatgacttTTCCCTGAAGGTTTCCACTGTTGATGGTTTCCAAGGTGGCAAAGAGGATGTGAGATGTAATAACATGGG TGTGGGATTCCTTTCTAATTTTCAACGGACTAATGTTGCTTTAACAAGAGCAAG GTATTGCCTTTGGATAGTAGGTAATGGTGAAACTTTGGTGAATCGTGGCTCTATTTGGGAGAGATTAATCGTTGATGCTAG GCATAATGCTGACAAGGATGAGAGGTTATCTGATGCTACTGCAACTTCTGTGATTGAGCTTGGTCAAGTTAATGATctattgaatttgaattctctGCTCTTTAAGAAAGCAAAGTGGAAGGTATGCTGCTTGAATATTGTTCATgcacctttatttttatttttattattaaacctGCCATAA
- the LOC112998365 gene encoding uncharacterized protein, which translates to MVWKVGCGDKINFWKDKWLGEECNLELKYNQLFMISRQQTNTISMMGNFSQGNWSWDLKWRRNLFDHEDDIAVAFMEEINAIPIQCHLQGTMLWKADPSGVYSPKLAYRLLMTCNRQVSEVNIFQTIWKLKIPPRAAVFSWRLIKDRLPTRHNLLRRNVPIQETECPLCGNEQEDAGHLFFNCKMTRGLWWESMRWKQVVGALSVSPASHFVQFCDGFGVGRNHSRWCG; encoded by the coding sequence ATGGTTTGGAAGGTTGGGTGTGgggataaaattaatttctggAAAGATAAATGGTTGGGGGAGGAGTGTAACCTTGAGCTGAAGTATAATCAGCTGTTTATGATTAGTAGACAGCAGACTAATACCATCTCTATGATGGGAAATTTTTCTCAGGGTAATTGGAGTTGGGACTTGAAGTGGAGGAGGAACTTATTTGACCATGAGGATGATATTGCAGTGGCTTTTATGGAAGAAATCAATGCTATTCCTATTCAGTGTCATCTGCAGGGTACCATGTTGTGGAAAGCTGATCCTAGCGGTGTGTATTCCCCTAAGTTAGCTTACAGGTTATTGATGACTTGTAATAGACAGGTTTCAGAGGTAAACATTTTCCAGACAATTTGGAAGTTGAAAATCCCCCCAAGGGCTGCGGTTTTCTCTTGGAGACTTATTAAAGATAGGCTCCCCACTAGACATAACCTTCTTAGAAGAAACGTACCCATTCAGGAAACTGAATGTCCTCTCTGTGGGAATGAACAAGAGGATGCTGGTCACTTGTTTTTCAATTGCAAAATGACTAGAGGCTTATGGTGGGAATCCATGAGGTGGAAGCAGGTTGTAGGAGCACTTTCAGTTTCCCCAGCATCTCACTTTGTCCAATTCTGTGATGGTTTTGGGGTAGGGAGAAATCATAGCAGATGGTGTGGATGA